A window of the Campylobacter massiliensis genome harbors these coding sequences:
- a CDS encoding TonB-dependent receptor: MRKILLLSAVAALAIAAPAVRLDEVSVSAQKIDENASEVAAAVSVLDEKELRLREAKGLNGLRSASSNLSFLQGGGISLFIMRGVTSDYAFDSPNVGLYLDGVSYLGTYGNYVFLEDIERIEILKGPQSALYGKNAYAGVINAVSKAPTNEPQAKIGLKLGEDGLRGISFNAGGAIVKDKFLASFAGFSEKKNGFMYNENLNKSDDYKDALYGKIYFRFLPTDELTVDLIQNYYRIANGAQRSNLPKAANRTRYANGMEGEENAKNYEASLKAEYRFSDYALTSLTTFRDYKNDSSYDGDHRPASLLDVYYKEDRKDFTQEFRFSADSAYGKFVLGATVGTTQRDVRSSVNSVMFGGIRSLQNNKTRSKNYGVFTHNEIYLPLDFSVILGARFDKDRVKFQNRMNGENLSDSYSALSPKIGLKYAINDEVTAYASVSKGYKPGGFWAASPTSKKWYDKETMTSYEVGVKGAWERFELGAAVFRADIKNKQVVSVIVAPNITVAENASKARSQGFELDGAVLLADGLKLSANLGYAKSVFKDYKDAQGDYSGKYVYYAPRLTYGAGLSYEAPSGFYAAAFLRGQSKFYTDKANVVENAGYATVDAKVGFNHKNINVYIYANNLFDKDHDVKYATMHYLSDPREIGVKFEYKF, translated from the coding sequence GTGAGAAAAATTTTGCTTTTAAGTGCGGTTGCGGCGCTAGCGATAGCAGCTCCCGCTGTGAGGCTGGATGAGGTCAGCGTATCGGCTCAAAAGATCGATGAAAACGCTAGCGAGGTAGCGGCTGCGGTGAGCGTGCTGGACGAAAAAGAGTTGCGGCTTAGAGAAGCAAAAGGTCTAAACGGGCTTAGGAGCGCATCGTCAAATTTATCGTTTTTGCAAGGCGGAGGTATTTCGCTTTTTATCATGCGCGGCGTTACGAGCGATTACGCATTTGATAGCCCAAACGTCGGGCTTTATCTGGATGGCGTGAGTTATCTTGGCACTTACGGCAACTACGTATTTTTGGAGGATATCGAGCGTATCGAGATCCTAAAAGGGCCTCAAAGCGCGCTTTACGGCAAAAACGCCTACGCAGGCGTGATAAATGCGGTCTCCAAAGCTCCTACCAACGAACCGCAAGCAAAGATCGGACTAAAGCTTGGCGAGGATGGCCTGCGTGGTATTAGTTTTAACGCAGGCGGAGCGATAGTAAAGGATAAATTTCTGGCTAGTTTTGCCGGTTTTAGCGAAAAGAAAAACGGCTTTATGTATAACGAAAATTTAAACAAAAGTGACGACTACAAAGATGCCCTTTACGGCAAAATTTATTTTAGATTTTTGCCTACGGATGAGCTTACGGTAGATCTTATTCAAAATTATTACAGGATAGCTAACGGCGCGCAAAGATCGAATTTACCTAAGGCAGCCAATAGAACGCGCTACGCCAACGGCATGGAGGGCGAGGAAAACGCCAAAAACTACGAAGCGTCGCTCAAAGCCGAATATAGATTTAGTGATTACGCGCTCACTTCGCTTACGACTTTTAGGGATTATAAAAACGACAGTAGTTACGACGGCGATCATCGCCCCGCGTCATTGTTGGACGTGTATTACAAAGAGGACAGAAAGGATTTTACGCAGGAGTTTAGATTTAGCGCCGATAGCGCGTATGGCAAATTCGTCCTAGGCGCTACGGTCGGCACTACACAAAGAGACGTGCGAAGCAGTGTAAACAGCGTGATGTTCGGCGGTATTCGTTCGCTGCAAAATAACAAAACCAGAAGTAAAAACTACGGCGTTTTTACGCATAATGAAATTTATCTGCCGCTTGATTTTTCGGTTATTTTGGGAGCTAGATTCGACAAAGATAGGGTCAAATTTCAAAACCGTATGAACGGCGAAAATTTAAGCGATTCGTATAGCGCGCTATCACCCAAGATCGGACTAAAATACGCTATAAACGACGAGGTTACGGCGTATGCGAGCGTATCGAAGGGCTATAAACCAGGCGGCTTTTGGGCTGCGTCGCCTACGTCTAAAAAATGGTACGATAAAGAAACGATGACTAGCTATGAAGTCGGCGTAAAAGGGGCTTGGGAGCGGTTTGAGCTAGGCGCCGCCGTTTTTCGCGCCGATATCAAAAACAAGCAAGTAGTAAGCGTCATCGTAGCGCCTAATATCACGGTGGCAGAGAACGCCAGCAAAGCGCGCTCCCAAGGCTTTGAACTAGACGGCGCCGTGCTTTTGGCGGACGGATTAAAGCTTAGCGCAAATTTGGGCTACGCAAAAAGCGTCTTTAAAGACTACAAAGACGCACAGGGCGATTATAGCGGCAAATACGTCTATTACGCGCCAAGGCTAACTTATGGCGCAGGGCTTTCGTATGAGGCTCCAAGCGGATTTTACGCGGCGGCATTTTTGCGAGGACAGAGCAAATTTTATACCGATAAGGCCAATGTCGTAGAAAACGCGGGCTACGCGACCGTCGATGCAAAAGTAGGCTTTAATCACAAAAATATCAACGTTTATATTTATGCTAATAATCTTTTCGACAAAGATCACGACGTAAAATACGCCACTATGCACTACCTATCCGACCCTCGCGAGATCGGCGTAAAATTTGAATATAAATTTTAA
- a CDS encoding alpha/beta fold hydrolase, protein MKNFKFKSGENLSYDDFGSDFKDVLVYHHPLMIFPQNTLINFCDKNQIRLILIYRSGHFNSSLFSADDSFLKFALRLKEFFSALNLSEFSVLGESVGAAYAYATAVACEEAKRVFILSGFNAPPELLADYADYAHIKEIYDFASHNTPENTAQTAWEKYGSQAKGALKEAIKAQLNGIGFDLWLQARPWGFELKDVPQSVLMYHSRADEEVPFVVASQVSRMLPNCELIAAQDTPHHSAKALLDFLKIIKERL, encoded by the coding sequence ATGAAAAATTTTAAATTTAAAAGCGGCGAAAATCTAAGCTACGACGACTTTGGTAGCGATTTTAAAGATGTTTTGGTTTATCATCATCCGCTGATGATTTTTCCGCAAAACACCTTGATAAATTTCTGCGATAAAAATCAAATAAGGCTTATTTTGATATATAGAAGCGGGCATTTTAACAGCTCGCTTTTTAGCGCGGACGATAGTTTTTTAAAATTCGCCCTGCGCCTAAAAGAGTTTTTCTCGGCGTTAAATTTGAGCGAATTTAGCGTGCTGGGCGAGTCGGTGGGCGCGGCTTACGCCTACGCTACGGCGGTAGCTTGCGAAGAGGCGAAAAGGGTGTTTATACTAAGCGGATTTAACGCCCCGCCCGAGCTTTTGGCCGACTATGCCGACTATGCGCACATAAAGGAAATTTATGATTTTGCATCGCACAATACGCCTGAAAATACGGCGCAAACGGCGTGGGAAAAATACGGCTCGCAGGCTAAGGGTGCGCTAAAAGAAGCCATAAAAGCGCAGCTTAACGGCATCGGCTTTGACCTCTGGCTCCAAGCTAGGCCGTGGGGATTTGAGCTAAAGGATGTCCCTCAAAGCGTGCTTATGTATCACTCTAGGGCCGACGAGGAAGTGCCTTTTGTCGTCGCTTCGCAAGTGTCGAGGATGCTACCAAACTGCGAACTAATCGCCGCCCAGGACACGCCTCATCATAGCGCGAAGGCGCTTTTGGATTTTTTAAAGATCATCAAAGAGCGGTTGTAA
- a CDS encoding MFS transporter: MLYRSLTVLSLCIAQFICIGFFGEGLVSILRQDGFSLERVGALRGLGLFAVLAFLWSPFIDATALKIGGYKKIILAFQCLTLAILYAVSLLNPRDDLPAVIALAVLLAFISATWTMTSNAFFIKISNSSNLSFTNALKLSGGLIGHVSGNGLTLVIYAKFGWSEANLFLTSLIAVSLLSLAFFKEPERVNAGEGLDFRAMFGFFKGKKAWLSVLFVQSIGICAAFGLLSPMLVDIGWKLEDIGEVLHIYGTIFGFAGALAAGFAVKKLGAKRAFLYAVAMQTLGILAIWLPIGGWTDRASVLFASSAAYAVYMAQATIISTMMMQRASGRRPASEYAVQSSLNMTFQIFSFYLGTLLAGTLGYGAVVLGAAAFCVLSLVYFIKIYKFI, from the coding sequence TTGCTTTACAGGTCGCTAACTGTGCTTAGCCTTTGCATCGCGCAGTTTATTTGCATCGGATTTTTCGGCGAGGGGCTCGTTAGCATCCTGCGTCAAGACGGTTTTAGTTTAGAGCGCGTCGGCGCGCTCAGAGGGCTTGGACTTTTCGCGGTTTTGGCTTTTTTGTGGTCGCCGTTTATCGACGCTACCGCGCTAAAAATAGGCGGTTACAAAAAGATTATCCTAGCCTTTCAGTGCCTTACTTTGGCGATTTTATATGCGGTTTCGCTTCTAAATCCGCGCGACGATTTACCTGCCGTAATCGCTTTAGCGGTGCTTTTGGCCTTTATCTCGGCCACCTGGACGATGACGTCGAACGCATTTTTTATCAAAATTTCAAACAGCTCGAATTTAAGCTTCACAAACGCCCTTAAGCTTAGTGGCGGATTGATAGGACACGTATCCGGTAACGGCCTAACGCTCGTAATCTACGCAAAATTCGGCTGGAGCGAGGCGAATTTATTCTTGACGTCTTTGATAGCGGTTTCCTTGCTTAGCCTTGCTTTCTTTAAAGAGCCTGAGCGCGTAAACGCCGGCGAGGGGCTGGATTTTAGGGCGATGTTTGGCTTTTTTAAGGGCAAAAAGGCTTGGCTTAGCGTGCTTTTCGTACAATCTATCGGTATATGCGCGGCGTTTGGACTGCTTAGTCCGATGCTTGTAGATATCGGCTGGAAGCTGGAAGATATCGGCGAGGTCTTGCACATATACGGCACGATATTTGGCTTCGCGGGTGCGCTTGCGGCGGGCTTTGCGGTAAAAAAGCTAGGCGCCAAAAGAGCCTTTTTATACGCCGTAGCGATGCAGACGCTAGGCATCCTGGCCATCTGGTTACCTATCGGCGGCTGGACGGACCGCGCGTCGGTACTTTTTGCTTCGAGCGCGGCGTATGCGGTATATATGGCGCAAGCGACGATAATCTCCACGATGATGATGCAACGTGCCTCGGGACGGCGACCCGCTAGCGAATACGCCGTGCAAAGCAGCCTAAATATGACATTTCAGATATTTTCGTTTTATCTCGGAACGCTTTTGGCGGGGACGTTGGGTTACGGAGCGGTCGTGTTGGGCGCGGCGGCGTTTTGCGTTTTGAGCCTAGTTTATTTTATAAAGATTTATAAATTTATCTAG
- the uvrC gene encoding excinuclease ABC subunit UvrC: protein MLIDEIRSLPAQPGVYQYFDKAGKLLYVGKAKILKNRVKSYFSFTPSLAPSPKLGPRIHKMISEAVHLEYIVTPSEADALILENSFIKQLRPKYNILLRDDKTYPYIYVNLDEDFPRFEITRKIVRGKNVKYFGPYFRGARELLDALRLSFKLVQSKSALKATGAYLPYQIGYSEAPLISKISPADYAKVVDGAIAALNNPLSMLPKLVNLMNKYAQNENYEQAALVRDKINAIKDLDVKIEVDLAKLEDFEVFAVGAEQNLLCAVRFSVHGGKISGVYQNITNAKMSSQGDLNDAYKQIVLESFPAGAPVVSAKIYALEAFEDAGLVEEILTARHGRKFSISVPKIGEKKRICEMALTNAQVFIQKYLKTHDDAFLDELKEYFGLACAPYAIETFDNSHMFGAAAVGAMVRFEHGNFAKEHYRHMHLSHANDYDQMRQMLTERALRFDKLSPPDLWLIDGGQALLDLATDIIASSGANVDILAISKEKIDAKAHRAKGGARDKIYASSGVFTLPTNDRRLQFFQRLRDEAHRFAITFHQKTKRKEDLGASKLSDAGVSAGSIAKLVKFYGSFEAIMTATSEEIEKVTNRSVAAKIEQLKESEI from the coding sequence TTGCTAATCGACGAGATCCGCTCGCTGCCTGCTCAGCCCGGCGTTTATCAGTATTTCGACAAAGCGGGCAAGCTTCTTTACGTCGGCAAGGCTAAAATTTTAAAAAACCGCGTCAAAAGCTACTTTTCATTTACGCCAAGTCTCGCCCCCTCGCCCAAGCTGGGCCCGCGCATCCACAAAATGATCAGCGAGGCCGTACACCTCGAGTATATCGTAACTCCCAGCGAAGCCGACGCGCTGATACTGGAAAACTCCTTCATCAAGCAACTACGGCCCAAATACAACATCTTGCTGCGCGACGACAAGACCTATCCATACATCTACGTAAATTTGGACGAGGATTTCCCGCGCTTTGAGATCACGCGCAAGATCGTCCGAGGCAAAAACGTCAAGTATTTCGGGCCGTATTTTCGGGGCGCACGCGAGCTTTTGGATGCGCTTAGGCTGAGCTTTAAACTCGTGCAAAGCAAAAGCGCGCTCAAAGCCACGGGCGCATATCTGCCCTATCAGATCGGCTATTCGGAAGCCCCTCTCATCAGCAAAATTTCGCCCGCAGACTATGCCAAGGTCGTAGATGGCGCGATCGCGGCGCTAAATAATCCTCTTTCTATGCTGCCAAAGCTCGTAAATTTGATGAACAAATACGCCCAAAACGAAAACTACGAGCAAGCCGCCCTCGTGCGCGATAAGATCAATGCGATCAAGGATCTAGACGTCAAAATAGAGGTCGATCTGGCTAAGCTCGAGGATTTTGAGGTTTTTGCCGTGGGCGCGGAGCAAAATTTGCTTTGCGCGGTGCGTTTTAGCGTGCACGGCGGCAAGATCAGCGGCGTGTATCAAAATATCACGAACGCCAAAATGAGCTCGCAAGGCGACCTAAACGACGCGTACAAGCAAATAGTTTTAGAGAGCTTCCCGGCAGGCGCGCCCGTCGTGAGCGCGAAAATTTACGCGCTTGAGGCCTTTGAAGACGCAGGCCTCGTAGAGGAGATATTGACCGCTCGCCACGGCCGTAAATTTAGCATTTCCGTGCCTAAAATCGGCGAGAAAAAGCGCATCTGCGAGATGGCGCTAACAAACGCGCAGGTCTTTATCCAAAAGTACCTAAAAACCCATGACGACGCATTTTTGGACGAGTTAAAGGAGTATTTCGGCCTCGCATGCGCGCCGTATGCCATCGAGACCTTTGATAACTCGCATATGTTCGGCGCGGCCGCGGTCGGCGCGATGGTGCGCTTTGAGCACGGAAACTTCGCCAAAGAGCACTACCGCCACATGCACCTCTCTCACGCAAACGACTACGATCAGATGCGCCAGATGCTAACCGAGCGCGCTTTGCGGTTTGATAAGCTAAGCCCGCCCGATCTCTGGCTCATAGATGGCGGTCAGGCGCTGCTGGATCTCGCTACGGATATCATCGCTAGCAGCGGCGCAAACGTCGATATACTCGCCATCTCAAAAGAAAAAATAGACGCCAAAGCCCACCGCGCAAAAGGCGGCGCGAGGGATAAAATTTACGCTAGCAGCGGCGTATTTACGCTACCAACGAACGACAGACGGCTACAGTTTTTCCAGCGACTTCGCGACGAGGCGCACCGATTTGCGATTACCTTTCATCAAAAAACCAAGCGCAAGGAGGATCTGGGCGCTAGCAAGCTATCAGACGCCGGCGTATCGGCGGGTAGTATCGCAAAGCTCGTTAAATTTTACGGCAGCTTTGAAGCGATAATGACCGCGACTAGCGAGGAGATCGAAAAGGTGACAAATAGGAGCGTGGCGGCTAAAATCGAGCAATTAAAAGAGAGCGAAATTTGA
- the nhaD gene encoding sodium:proton antiporter NhaD gives MKIVGLLSLFFALAFGSGDATGEALNLTTTWVGIASLIIFVVGYFFIATEENFHIDKAKPAIFIGTFMFLLIGFYMLANGLDVHLLQNEVNHLILEISQIVFFLMVAMTYIEALIERDVFNALKYNLVSKGYTYKRLFWLTGVLAFFISPVADNLTTALILSTVLLTIDRNNTNFLVAGAINIVVAANAGGAWSPFGDITTLMAWAAGKAPFIDFFALFPASFIGWLVTAFLLARIVPAGSPHFDPATEPKVSIKKGGKVVIGLGAFTIFSAVMMHQLFHLPAMWGMMFGFSLLSIYTYIYKKTNKNEEPMHVFHYMSKIENNTLFFFFGILAAVGALHFVGFLNYAVSLYDKFGATTVNIGVGFLSAIVDNVPVMSAVLKANPMMGADVGENLSQWLLVTLTAGIGGSMISFGSAAGVGVMGKLKGIYTFGAHMKYAWTVVAGYIVSVVIWYIQFEIFHLYF, from the coding sequence ATGAAGATCGTCGGACTTTTAAGTCTGTTTTTTGCTTTGGCCTTTGGTAGCGGCGACGCTACGGGCGAGGCTTTAAATTTAACGACTACGTGGGTGGGTATCGCGAGCCTCATCATTTTTGTCGTGGGATATTTTTTCATCGCTACGGAGGAAAATTTTCACATCGATAAGGCTAAACCGGCCATTTTTATCGGCACTTTTATGTTTCTGCTTATCGGCTTTTATATGCTGGCAAACGGCTTAGACGTGCATTTGTTGCAAAATGAGGTAAATCACCTGATTTTAGAGATTTCGCAGATCGTATTTTTCCTCATGGTTGCGATGACCTATATCGAGGCACTTATCGAGCGAGACGTGTTTAACGCGCTAAAATACAACCTCGTCTCAAAGGGCTATACGTACAAAAGATTATTTTGGCTAACCGGCGTTTTGGCATTTTTCATCAGCCCCGTCGCCGACAACCTAACTACCGCTCTCATCCTCTCCACGGTACTTTTAACGATAGATAGAAATAATACTAATTTCCTAGTCGCTGGTGCGATAAACATTGTCGTAGCCGCAAACGCAGGCGGCGCATGGAGTCCGTTCGGCGATATCACGACTCTGATGGCTTGGGCTGCGGGCAAGGCTCCGTTTATCGACTTTTTCGCGCTTTTCCCTGCTTCATTTATCGGCTGGCTAGTTACGGCTTTCTTGCTAGCGCGCATCGTGCCTGCGGGCAGTCCGCATTTTGACCCTGCGACAGAGCCGAAAGTAAGCATCAAAAAAGGCGGCAAAGTCGTTATCGGACTTGGCGCATTTACGATATTTTCGGCAGTTATGATGCACCAGCTTTTCCACTTGCCTGCGATGTGGGGCATGATGTTTGGTTTCTCGCTTCTTAGCATCTACACCTACATCTACAAAAAAACTAATAAAAACGAAGAGCCTATGCACGTCTTTCACTACATGTCAAAGATAGAAAACAACACGCTTTTCTTCTTCTTTGGTATCCTTGCCGCCGTCGGCGCACTGCACTTCGTCGGGTTTTTAAACTACGCCGTTTCGCTTTATGATAAATTTGGCGCTACTACCGTAAATATCGGCGTCGGCTTCCTATCTGCTATCGTGGATAACGTTCCTGTTATGTCTGCCGTGCTAAAAGCAAATCCTATGATGGGCGCGGATGTGGGCGAAAATTTAAGCCAGTGGCTACTAGTTACCTTAACTGCCGGTATCGGCGGATCGATGATAAGCTTTGGTTCTGCTGCGGGCGTTGGCGTTATGGGCAAACTAAAAGGCATCTATACCTTCGGCGCGCATATGAAATACGCTTGGACCGTGGTTGCCGGCTATATCGTATCGGTCGTGATCTGGTACATACAGTTTGAAATTTTTCATTTATATTTTTAA
- the guaA gene encoding glutamine-hydrolyzing GMP synthase, translated as MNNTIIVLDFGSQYTQLIARRLREQGVYTEILPFNVKVEEIKAKKPKGIILSGGPASVYAPDAYFCDEGVFKLKLPILGICYGMQLLAHKFGAEVAPASHKEYGKASLNALKSHPLFTDTPEKQIVWMSHSDLVKNLPNGFEAIATSENSPYCVFGDEKRKFYALQFHPEVQHSEFGTQILKNFAKYICGCESTWNMGSFAKNQIAKIKETVGNKKVLCAVSGGVDSSVTAALLAAAIPQNLILVFVDNGLLRTGEREQVEATFRTKLGVELVSIDASKTFLERLAGVTDPEKKRKIIGETFIEIFEKEAKKHDNVKFLAQGTLYTDIIESSVVGSSKTIKSHHNVGGLPDWMSFELIEPLREIFKDEVRQLGLELGLSRELVFRHPFPGPGLAIRIMGEVNTPSLELLRKADVILRDELKSSGWYNKTWQAFCVLLNVHSVGVMGDNRTYENAVCIRVVDASDGMTASFSRLPYDLLENVSRRIINEVDGINRVVYDISSKPPATIEWE; from the coding sequence ATGAATAACACGATAATAGTTTTGGATTTTGGCTCGCAGTATACCCAGCTCATCGCTAGACGTTTGCGCGAGCAGGGCGTTTATACCGAAATTTTGCCTTTTAACGTCAAGGTCGAGGAGATTAAGGCGAAAAAACCAAAAGGCATAATACTAAGCGGCGGTCCTGCTAGCGTTTATGCTCCGGATGCGTATTTTTGCGACGAGGGCGTATTTAAGCTAAAGCTGCCGATTTTAGGCATTTGCTACGGCATGCAGCTTTTGGCGCATAAATTTGGCGCCGAGGTTGCTCCAGCCTCTCACAAAGAGTACGGCAAGGCAAGCCTAAACGCTCTAAAATCCCATCCGCTCTTTACTGATACGCCTGAAAAGCAAATCGTCTGGATGAGTCACTCCGACCTCGTAAAAAATCTACCTAACGGCTTTGAGGCGATCGCGACTAGCGAAAATTCGCCTTATTGCGTATTTGGCGACGAAAAGCGCAAATTTTACGCTCTGCAGTTTCACCCGGAGGTGCAGCATAGCGAGTTCGGTACTCAAATTTTAAAAAATTTCGCCAAATATATTTGCGGCTGCGAAAGCACGTGGAATATGGGCAGCTTTGCCAAAAACCAGATCGCTAAAATCAAAGAAACCGTGGGCAACAAAAAAGTCCTTTGCGCCGTTAGCGGAGGCGTGGATAGCTCCGTTACCGCTGCGCTTTTGGCTGCTGCGATACCGCAAAATTTGATCCTGGTTTTCGTCGATAACGGACTACTTAGAACGGGCGAGCGCGAGCAGGTCGAGGCGACTTTTAGAACTAAGCTTGGCGTGGAGCTAGTTAGCATAGATGCGAGTAAAACTTTCCTAGAAAGGCTTGCTGGCGTAACAGATCCAGAGAAAAAGCGCAAGATAATCGGCGAAACTTTCATCGAAATTTTTGAAAAAGAGGCCAAAAAGCACGATAACGTCAAATTTTTAGCCCAAGGCACGCTCTACACCGATATCATCGAAAGCTCGGTCGTAGGCTCGAGCAAGACGATCAAAAGCCACCACAACGTGGGCGGGCTGCCTGATTGGATGAGCTTTGAGCTAATTGAGCCTTTAAGAGAGATTTTTAAAGACGAGGTGCGCCAGCTCGGCCTTGAGCTTGGTCTTTCGCGAGAGCTCGTGTTCCGTCACCCGTTCCCTGGTCCGGGCCTTGCTATCCGCATAATGGGCGAGGTAAATACGCCGAGCCTCGAGCTGCTACGCAAAGCCGACGTGATCCTACGCGACGAGCTAAAATCAAGCGGCTGGTACAACAAAACGTGGCAAGCGTTTTGCGTGCTGCTAAACGTGCACTCAGTGGGCGTCATGGGCGATAACCGCACCTACGAAAACGCCGTGTGCATACGCGTAGTGGACGCCAGCGACGGCATGACGGCTAGCTTCTCGCGCTTGCCGTACGACCTGCTAGAAAACGTCTCTCGCCGCATCATAAACGAAGTAGACGGCATTAACCGCGTAGTTTACGACATCTCGAGCAAACCGCCTGCAACGATAGAGTGGGAGTAG
- a CDS encoding DUF262 domain-containing protein — protein sequence MNFSPQDMDVKTLFKTYPTFRIPVFQRDYSWDKQFYKRFIDDIISGIKSVGDSLSNNVYFIGTMVFSGNSNENSIDVVDGQQRLTVITILLSVISNKLMECGEKGLSDATFRYVKDINDNDEPIRHLISDTSYPYFDCYVQSKEKTNIPEVETEEEENIKQTYDFFNIYLSCEKLKEQNLVFKDFDYVKILLAVRDQILESKLIAIVTSDKDSAYMIFEILNAKGKNLASIDLIKNIVFEKLHNDKNGGIGYAESVWEGVKKILRDRDGSIGLATFYRHYWISKFKKETNNKLYDSFKSYIKKDEYLDFLKDLEKESKIYISIVNPKIEDYSNRQEYKWLVQSLQSFGSIFNVVQSRIILLALLDIKNRGLISTPSFKKAIQYLENFIFAYTNISKKQANIYETNFSKLAIKLRKTQSKSDTNTILDELLYDTFNSKLPKYEEFEESFVKLAYSGRRNLPTNVLAKYVLKKLNQYFEKRDFFSDDTSVEHIINEKSEDNDTCLIGNLICLETRLNNDASDLKYIEKKEVYNKSKYGQVKTFISGYSDFDIEVAKVRSKKMAREYYDLIICNKLIREI from the coding sequence ATGAATTTTTCTCCACAAGATATGGATGTAAAAACATTGTTTAAAACGTACCCAACTTTTAGGATACCCGTTTTTCAAAGGGATTATTCTTGGGATAAGCAGTTTTATAAAAGATTCATAGACGATATTATTAGTGGTATAAAGTCGGTAGGAGACAGTTTATCTAATAATGTGTATTTTATTGGAACTATGGTTTTTTCTGGAAATTCTAACGAGAATAGTATAGATGTGGTCGATGGTCAGCAAAGATTAACTGTGATTACAATATTATTGTCAGTAATTTCAAATAAATTAATGGAATGTGGAGAGAAAGGTCTATCTGATGCAACTTTTAGATATGTTAAAGATATTAATGATAATGACGAACCTATAAGGCATTTGATCAGTGATACGTCATATCCATATTTTGATTGTTATGTGCAATCTAAAGAAAAAACCAATATCCCAGAAGTAGAAACAGAGGAAGAAGAAAACATAAAGCAAACTTACGATTTTTTTAATATATATTTATCATGTGAGAAATTAAAAGAACAAAATTTGGTCTTTAAAGATTTTGACTATGTGAAGATTTTACTAGCAGTTAGAGATCAAATTCTTGAGTCAAAACTTATCGCTATAGTAACCAGTGATAAAGATAGTGCATATATGATTTTTGAAATTTTAAATGCTAAAGGTAAAAATCTTGCAAGTATAGATCTTATTAAAAACATAGTTTTTGAAAAGTTGCACAATGATAAAAATGGAGGAATTGGCTACGCAGAAAGTGTTTGGGAAGGGGTTAAAAAAATTTTAAGAGACAGAGATGGCTCAATAGGTTTAGCAACCTTTTATAGACATTATTGGATATCTAAATTTAAAAAAGAAACAAACAATAAGCTTTATGATTCATTTAAGTCTTATATAAAAAAAGATGAATACCTTGATTTTTTAAAAGATTTAGAAAAAGAGTCAAAAATTTATATTAGTATTGTTAATCCAAAAATAGAAGATTACAGTAATAGGCAAGAATATAAATGGTTGGTTCAAAGTCTACAATCTTTTGGAAGTATATTTAATGTAGTACAAAGCAGAATTATATTACTAGCGCTATTGGATATAAAAAATAGGGGGCTGATTTCGACTCCAAGTTTTAAAAAGGCAATCCAATATCTTGAAAATTTTATTTTCGCATATACAAACATATCAAAGAAACAGGCTAATATATATGAGACCAATTTTTCTAAATTGGCAATCAAGTTAAGAAAAACACAAAGTAAAAGCGATACAAATACGATTCTTGATGAATTACTCTACGATACTTTTAATTCTAAATTGCCGAAGTATGAGGAATTTGAAGAGAGTTTTGTTAAGTTGGCATATAGCGGAAGAAGAAATTTGCCAACAAACGTATTGGCTAAATATGTTTTAAAGAAGCTTAATCAATATTTTGAGAAAAGGGATTTTTTCTCTGATGATACTTCCGTAGAACACATTATAAATGAAAAATCGGAAGATAATGATACTTGCTTGATTGGCAACCTAATTTGTTTAGAGACTCGTCTAAATAATGATGCTAGTGATTTAAAATATATCGAAAAAAAGGAAGTTTATAATAAATCAAAATATGGACAAGTTAAAACTTTTATTTCAGGATATTCAGATTTTGATATTGAAGTAGCCAAAGTTCGTTCCAAAAAAATGGCTAGAGAGTATTATGATCTTATTATTTGCAATAAATTGATTAGGGAAATTTAA